In one window of Bradyrhizobium diazoefficiens DNA:
- a CDS encoding TRAP transporter large permease, translating to MSAPVVLALMSICFLSFGYLGVPVPFSLMAGVFIGAILSDVSLAAIIQKIFDGVDSEALLAIPFFLLVGELMSSANVVVRIANLSVSLVGHIRGGLSQVVVVFSMFFSEMSGSTTADVAVMSRALGGPMKREGYEPAFIAAIIASASTIAALVPPSITAVVYGAVGNVSIAGLFMAGVVPGLMIGFGLMIYCYFFGPSGLRKPRAPLRQIVFAAGDAALPLMIPVILLGGILTGWFTPTEAGVVAVVWIILVVIPALNRGHFRKIPYDFCLAGLIFSLPLITIGAANAFGWMLAYLRGASYIAEIITSIAGNDPHLIMLLMVLLFTVVGDFIEPVPTIIIFMPLVNTLTEAGDINGVHMGVVLIATLAFGLITPPYGLVLLMASKFVGVSFGKALRAALPIYVVFFATIAFVIYFPSVVLWLPQKVLPESVGCFKSPAGTGYICPK from the coding sequence GTGAGCGCACCGGTTGTCCTGGCGTTGATGTCGATCTGCTTCCTGTCGTTCGGCTATCTCGGCGTGCCCGTGCCATTCTCGCTGATGGCCGGCGTCTTCATCGGCGCGATCCTGTCCGACGTCTCGCTCGCCGCGATCATTCAGAAGATTTTTGACGGCGTCGATTCCGAGGCGTTGCTGGCGATCCCGTTCTTCCTGCTGGTCGGCGAGCTCATGAGCTCGGCGAACGTGGTGGTGCGGATAGCGAATCTCTCGGTGTCACTGGTCGGGCATATCAGGGGCGGGCTGTCGCAGGTCGTGGTCGTCTTCAGCATGTTCTTTTCGGAGATGTCGGGCTCGACCACGGCCGACGTCGCGGTGATGAGCCGGGCGCTGGGCGGTCCTATGAAGCGGGAGGGCTATGAGCCTGCCTTCATCGCCGCGATCATCGCGTCGGCCTCGACCATTGCGGCGCTGGTGCCGCCGAGCATCACTGCGGTGGTCTATGGCGCGGTCGGCAACGTCTCGATCGCCGGCCTGTTCATGGCGGGCGTGGTGCCGGGCCTGATGATCGGCTTCGGGCTGATGATCTATTGCTATTTCTTCGGTCCGTCCGGCCTGCGCAAGCCGCGCGCGCCGCTGCGGCAAATCGTGTTCGCGGCCGGCGATGCGGCCCTGCCGCTGATGATCCCGGTGATCCTGCTCGGCGGTATCCTGACCGGCTGGTTCACGCCGACGGAGGCCGGCGTCGTCGCCGTGGTCTGGATCATCCTGGTCGTGATCCCCGCGCTCAACCGCGGGCATTTTCGGAAGATCCCTTACGATTTCTGCCTCGCGGGCCTGATCTTCTCGCTGCCGCTGATCACGATCGGCGCGGCCAACGCCTTCGGCTGGATGCTCGCCTATCTCCGCGGCGCCAGCTACATTGCCGAAATCATCACCTCGATCGCCGGCAATGATCCGCATCTGATCATGTTGCTGATGGTGCTGCTGTTCACCGTGGTCGGCGATTTCATCGAGCCGGTGCCGACCATCATCATCTTCATGCCGCTGGTCAACACGCTGACGGAGGCGGGCGACATCAACGGCGTCCACATGGGCGTGGTGCTGATCGCGACGCTCGCTTTCGGCCTGATCACGCCACCCTATGGGCTGGTGCTGCTGATGGCCTCGAAATTCGTCGGCGTCAGCTTTGGCAAGGCGCTCCGCGCGGCGCTGCCGATCTATGTCGTGTTCTTCGCCACCATTGCATTCGTGATTTATTTCCCGAGCGTGGTGCTGTGGCTGCCGCAGAAAGTGCTGCCGGAATCGGTCGGCTGCTTCAAGTCGCCGGCGGGGACGGGTTACATCTGCCCCAAGTGA